In a single window of the Pseudogemmatithrix spongiicola genome:
- the mfd gene encoding transcription-repair coupling factor yields MALPILIERLRALPAFTRLTATLPAKSGHQEVGGLAGSADAVLVAALAEREPNRLFVVVADQLPDAERWHADLQSVFGADGVALYPPREGFGEVEPHAEVAGERVETLEALAKGAVRVLLTTARALQERTRLPRALADARLELKRGDTWRLEELMFHLESVGFERVPLVEDVAQYSVRGGILDVYGFGMREPVRLEFWGDELEELRGFDVATQRATGPVDRVVILPVDVRGDEAEAKYQRAALPDLFPPGTLLVLPQGSKPREEFDRTWHEAQHHLELARRRGEDAAPRDELFQSPPTAEGVLRGFPRLEIIAASEDDPRAVVFPLRAPEPVERDMAKLGAMVRDGTPTLILCDNSGQAERLEELLEGARGGGETRERLTLAIGVLAGGFILPPRGPEGLRVLTDHEIFRRERRIRRARRYASGAALEHVTALKPGDFVVHLEHGVGIYRGMNTIFHGEATMEVAVIEYEGGDRLNVPLYRLDQVEKYRAAGDVDDDAPPPKLHKLGGKKWAAQRDRTRSALREMTAELLDLYARRRIAARPPHHPDGAWQKQLESSFLFEDTPDQRTATDAVKQDMEAPRPMDRVLVGDVGYGKTEIAVRAAFKAVQSGRQVAVLVPTTVLAEQHARTFGDRFADFPVRLAVMSRFQTAKQQAEALKEIAEGKVDVVIGTHRLLSPDVTFHGLGLIIVDEEHRFGVKHKERLKQLRLETDVLTLTATPIPRTLHQSLAGLRDLTLMQTPPRDRSPVLTFLEPWDDALIDEGINRELDRGGQVFFVHNRIETILAVADHVQRIVPRARVAVGHGQMKERELEDVMRRFVAGEIDVLVSTLIVESGIDVPNANTMFVDRADRLGLAQLYQLRGRVGRSHRRAYCYLMVPDRIDEDAERRLRVLEHHTELGAGYRVALKDMELRGAGNLLGPEQSGFVQAVGFDLYLRMLDETVERMKRGDSAPPPPPADVTLDQPHYLPDDYIESAAVKLDLYRRIGAAKVADDIDALRAEIRDRFGKLPPEAEAYLMVAKLRLVGAPLGVEAMLVRGDEARINFRADAVPRLKPLAAAFRDVQFQVDVRRVQPLSLALKRLGGSALLDGIVRALRTIEPDPR; encoded by the coding sequence ATGGCTCTTCCCATTCTCATTGAGCGCCTGCGGGCGCTCCCAGCGTTCACCCGACTCACCGCAACCCTTCCGGCCAAGAGCGGGCATCAAGAGGTTGGCGGGCTCGCGGGATCTGCCGATGCCGTGCTCGTGGCGGCGCTCGCCGAACGCGAGCCCAACCGCCTGTTCGTCGTCGTTGCCGACCAACTGCCGGACGCCGAGCGCTGGCACGCCGACCTGCAGTCGGTGTTCGGCGCCGACGGCGTGGCGCTGTACCCGCCGCGCGAGGGCTTCGGGGAAGTCGAGCCGCACGCGGAAGTCGCCGGCGAGCGCGTCGAGACGCTGGAGGCGCTCGCGAAGGGCGCCGTGCGCGTGTTGCTCACGACGGCGCGCGCCCTGCAGGAACGCACACGCCTGCCGCGTGCCTTGGCCGACGCGCGCCTCGAGCTCAAGCGCGGCGACACCTGGCGCCTCGAGGAGCTGATGTTCCACCTCGAGAGCGTGGGCTTCGAGCGCGTGCCGCTCGTCGAGGATGTGGCGCAGTACTCGGTGCGCGGCGGCATCCTCGACGTGTACGGCTTCGGCATGCGCGAACCCGTGCGCCTCGAGTTCTGGGGCGACGAGCTCGAGGAGCTGCGCGGCTTCGACGTGGCCACGCAGCGCGCCACCGGGCCGGTGGACCGCGTGGTCATCCTCCCGGTCGACGTGCGCGGCGACGAGGCGGAGGCCAAGTACCAGCGCGCCGCGCTGCCCGACCTGTTCCCGCCGGGCACGCTGTTGGTGTTGCCGCAGGGATCGAAGCCGCGCGAGGAGTTCGACCGCACCTGGCATGAGGCGCAGCACCATCTCGAGCTGGCCCGTCGCCGCGGCGAGGATGCCGCACCCCGCGACGAGCTCTTCCAGTCGCCGCCGACCGCCGAGGGCGTGCTGCGCGGCTTCCCGCGCCTCGAGATCATCGCCGCCAGCGAGGATGACCCGCGCGCCGTCGTCTTCCCGCTGCGTGCGCCCGAGCCCGTCGAGCGCGACATGGCCAAGCTCGGCGCCATGGTGCGCGATGGCACGCCGACGCTGATCCTCTGCGACAACAGCGGCCAGGCCGAGCGATTGGAAGAACTGCTCGAAGGCGCGCGCGGCGGCGGCGAGACGCGTGAGCGGCTGACGCTCGCCATCGGCGTCCTCGCCGGCGGCTTCATCCTGCCGCCGCGCGGCCCGGAAGGCCTGCGCGTCCTCACCGACCACGAGATCTTCCGGCGCGAACGCCGCATCCGACGCGCGCGGCGCTACGCCTCGGGCGCTGCCCTCGAGCACGTCACGGCGCTCAAGCCGGGCGATTTCGTCGTGCACCTGGAGCACGGCGTCGGCATCTACCGCGGCATGAACACGATCTTCCACGGCGAAGCCACGATGGAAGTCGCCGTGATCGAATACGAGGGCGGCGACCGCCTGAACGTGCCGCTCTATCGGCTCGACCAAGTCGAGAAGTACCGCGCCGCCGGCGACGTGGACGACGACGCGCCGCCGCCCAAGCTCCACAAGCTCGGCGGCAAGAAGTGGGCGGCCCAGCGCGACCGCACGCGCTCGGCCCTGCGCGAGATGACGGCCGAGCTGCTCGACCTCTACGCGCGGCGCCGCATCGCCGCGCGGCCGCCGCATCATCCCGACGGCGCATGGCAGAAACAGCTGGAGAGCTCGTTCCTCTTCGAGGACACGCCCGACCAGCGCACGGCCACCGATGCGGTGAAGCAGGACATGGAAGCGCCGCGCCCGATGGACCGCGTCTTGGTTGGCGACGTGGGCTACGGCAAGACGGAGATCGCCGTGCGGGCCGCCTTCAAGGCGGTGCAAAGCGGGCGGCAGGTGGCCGTGCTCGTGCCGACCACCGTGCTCGCCGAACAGCACGCCCGCACCTTCGGGGACCGCTTCGCGGATTTCCCCGTGCGCCTCGCCGTGATGAGCCGCTTCCAGACCGCCAAGCAACAGGCGGAGGCGCTCAAGGAGATCGCCGAGGGCAAGGTGGATGTGGTCATCGGCACGCATCGCCTGCTCAGCCCGGACGTCACGTTCCACGGGCTCGGGCTCATCATCGTCGACGAAGAACACCGCTTCGGCGTGAAGCACAAGGAGCGGCTCAAGCAGCTGCGCTTGGAGACCGACGTGCTCACGCTCACCGCCACGCCGATCCCGCGCACGCTGCACCAGTCGCTGGCCGGCCTGCGCGACCTCACACTCATGCAGACGCCGCCGCGCGACCGCTCGCCGGTGCTCACCTTCCTCGAACCTTGGGACGACGCGCTCATCGACGAGGGTATCAACCGCGAGCTCGACCGCGGCGGCCAGGTGTTTTTCGTGCACAACCGCATCGAGACGATCCTCGCCGTGGCGGACCACGTGCAGCGCATCGTACCGCGGGCCCGCGTGGCCGTCGGCCACGGCCAGATGAAGGAGCGCGAACTCGAGGACGTCATGCGCCGCTTCGTCGCCGGCGAGATCGACGTCCTCGTGTCCACGCTGATCGTCGAGAGCGGCATCGACGTGCCCAATGCGAACACGATGTTCGTGGATCGCGCCGACCGGCTCGGGCTCGCCCAGCTGTACCAGCTGCGCGGCCGCGTCGGCCGCTCGCACCGCCGCGCCTACTGCTACCTGATGGTGCCGGATCGCATTGACGAAGACGCCGAGCGCCGGCTGCGCGTGCTCGAGCACCACACGGAGCTCGGCGCCGGCTACCGCGTGGCCCTCAAGGACATGGAGCTGCGTGGGGCGGGGAATCTGCTCGGCCCTGAGCAGTCGGGCTTCGTGCAGGCTGTGGGCTTCGACCTGTATCTGCGCATGCTCGACGAAACGGTCGAACGCATGAAGCGCGGCGATTCGGCGCCCCCGCCGCCCCCCGCCGACGTCACGCTCGACCAACCGCACTACCTGCCGGACGACTACATCGAATCGGCGGCCGTGAAGCTCGACCTCTACCGCCGCATCGGCGCCGCCAAGGTGGCCGACGACATCGACGCCCTCCGGGCCGAGATCCGCGACCGCTTCGGCAAGCTGCCGCCCGAGGCCGAGGCGTACCTCATGGTCGCCAAGCTCCGCCTCGTCGGCGCGCCCCTCGGCGTCGAGGCGATGCTGGTGCGTGGGGACGAGGCCCGCATTAACTTCCGAGCCGACGCCGTCCCGCGTCTGAAGCCGCTCGCGGCCGCCTTCCGGGACGTGCAGTTCCAAGTGGACGTGCGCCGGGTCCAGCCGTTGTCGCTTGCCCTCAAGCGCCTCGGCGGGTCCGCCCTGCTGGACGGCATCGTCCGGGCGTTGCGGACCATCGAGCCCGATCCACGGTAG
- a CDS encoding DUF58 domain-containing protein: MSAPATGPLRPDLMDPRTLAALGRLEVISRWLVDGVLNGLHRSPKKGFSVEFAEHRAYQPGDDLRLMDWKVAARADKWLIKQYEEETNLRATIVLDVSKSMDWASAPTLLTKRQYAEQVVAALSLLLLRQRDAVGLIRFDDQIRSAIKPASRQLQFTRLVAALGESGGGPASDAGSALRQAAQAVKRRGMVVLVSDLLLDPQDVDDAVRVLRAQGHDVAVLHILDPAERSFELGVGESLFVDTEGGESLAATPAEVREAYVETVAEAMAEWRARLSASGAVYEPILTTEPFGVPLRRAFARRQRLP, translated from the coding sequence ATGTCAGCACCGGCCACGGGCCCCCTCCGGCCCGACTTGATGGACCCCCGGACCCTCGCGGCGCTTGGTCGCCTCGAGGTCATTTCGCGTTGGCTGGTGGACGGCGTGCTCAACGGCCTCCACCGCTCGCCGAAGAAGGGTTTCTCCGTCGAGTTCGCCGAGCATCGCGCCTACCAGCCGGGCGACGACCTGCGCCTCATGGACTGGAAGGTCGCCGCCCGCGCCGACAAGTGGCTCATCAAGCAGTACGAGGAAGAGACCAACCTGCGGGCGACCATCGTGCTCGACGTGTCCAAATCGATGGACTGGGCCTCGGCACCCACGCTGCTGACCAAGCGGCAGTACGCGGAACAGGTCGTGGCTGCGCTCTCGCTCCTGCTCCTGCGGCAGCGCGATGCCGTCGGCCTCATCCGCTTCGACGACCAGATCCGCAGCGCGATCAAGCCCGCGTCGCGGCAGCTGCAGTTCACGCGCCTCGTCGCCGCGCTGGGGGAGTCCGGCGGCGGGCCCGCCTCCGATGCCGGCAGCGCGCTGCGCCAAGCCGCGCAGGCGGTGAAGCGCCGCGGCATGGTCGTCCTCGTGTCCGACCTGCTGCTGGACCCGCAGGACGTCGACGATGCCGTGCGCGTGCTGCGCGCGCAGGGGCACGACGTCGCGGTGCTGCACATCCTCGATCCCGCGGAGCGTAGCTTCGAGCTCGGGGTCGGTGAGTCGCTCTTCGTGGATACGGAAGGCGGCGAGTCGCTCGCCGCGACGCCCGCGGAGGTGCGCGAGGCCTACGTCGAGACCGTCGCCGAGGCGATGGCCGAATGGCGCGCGCGGCTCTCGGCCTCCGGCGCCGTCTATGAGCCCATCCTGACCACCGAGCCCTTTGGCGTGCCCCTGCGCCGCGCGTTCGCCCGCCGCCAGCGGCTCCCGTGA
- a CDS encoding carbohydrate kinase family protein, producing the protein MTAAPARAPKRRLGVIGSFVWDVIHGRDVRSAPVEEWGGITYALSACDAALPDDWELVPIVKVGSDLAPQARQFLRTLRHLAPDAHPVEVPYRNNRVELRYHSDERRSEVLSGGVPGWTWAGLQPLLRNIDALYINLISGFELDLETAQLVRQHFKGPIYCDLHSLTLALEPNGLRTWRQIPEVEAWCACFDVLQVNEDEVAMLAPDPLALAAKALSHGVRTLFVTMGKRGVVYFEDAGAGRPLRTALVPAAVARVDGPGDPTGCGDVWGATYFSRAVAGDTLEVAMRRAVEAAARNVEHRGASGLAHHLRGELHAP; encoded by the coding sequence GTGACCGCTGCGCCGGCGCGCGCACCCAAGCGCCGCCTCGGAGTCATTGGCAGCTTCGTCTGGGACGTGATCCACGGCCGCGACGTGCGCAGCGCACCGGTCGAGGAATGGGGCGGCATCACCTACGCGCTCTCCGCCTGCGATGCGGCACTGCCCGACGATTGGGAGTTGGTGCCGATCGTGAAGGTGGGCAGCGACCTCGCCCCGCAGGCACGGCAGTTCCTCCGGACGCTGCGGCACCTCGCGCCCGACGCGCATCCCGTCGAGGTCCCCTACCGCAACAACCGTGTCGAGCTGCGCTACCACTCCGACGAGCGCCGCAGCGAGGTGCTGAGCGGCGGCGTGCCCGGCTGGACCTGGGCCGGCCTGCAGCCGCTGCTGCGCAACATCGACGCGCTGTACATCAACCTCATCAGCGGCTTCGAGCTGGATCTCGAGACGGCGCAGCTCGTCCGCCAGCACTTCAAGGGACCGATCTACTGCGACCTGCACTCGCTCACCCTGGCGCTCGAGCCGAACGGGCTGCGCACGTGGCGGCAGATCCCCGAGGTCGAGGCCTGGTGTGCCTGCTTCGACGTGTTGCAGGTGAACGAGGACGAGGTCGCGATGCTCGCGCCCGACCCGCTGGCGTTGGCGGCCAAGGCGCTCAGCCACGGCGTGCGGACGCTGTTCGTCACCATGGGCAAGCGCGGCGTAGTGTATTTCGAGGATGCGGGCGCGGGGCGTCCGCTGCGCACCGCGCTGGTGCCGGCCGCGGTGGCGCGCGTCGACGGGCCCGGCGATCCCACGGGCTGCGGCGACGTCTGGGGCGCGACCTATTTCTCCCGTGCCGTCGCGGGTGATACCTTAGAGGTTGCGATGCGCCGCGCCGTCGAGGCGGCGGCGCGCAACGTCGAGCACCGCGGGGCGTCCGGCCTCGCCCATCACCTCCGGGGAGAGCTGCACGCGCCGTGA
- the lepA gene encoding translation elongation factor 4 has protein sequence MTAPHLIRNFCIVAHIDHGKSTLADRLIEATGMLQKREMKAQVLDTLDLERERGITIKLNAVRMSYDAKDGTTYELNLIDTPGHVDFTYEVSRSLAACEGAVLVVDASQGIQAQTLSNLFLAMDAGLEIIPILNKIDLPGAEPEKRRQEVVDLLGCKPEDILLVSAKEGLGIPELLEEVVKKVPPPRGNPDGPLRALIYDSYYDKYRGAIPSVRVVDGTLKKGMKITFGASESVYEVLDVGYNQMRQVPTKALTAGEVGYVVASVKSVKETRAGDTIFDAENKATQPLPGYQAVRSFVFAGIFPTDTQQYEDLRDALEKLQLNDASLNYTPETSTALGFGFRCGFLGLLHMEIVKERLEREFDLDLVTTVPSVEYHVKKTDGEEILVENPALMPPASVIEYIEEPYVKARIMVPTDYIGPIMTLGTERRGEYKGMNYLDTTRVEIDWEFPLGEIILDFFDKLKSISRGYASLDYEMLGYRRSDLQRLDMLINGDPIDAFSVIVHESKAYEWGRKVADKLKDLIPRQLFEVAIQAAIGQKVIARSTVKALRKDVLAKCYGGDISRKRKLLEKQKEGKKRMKQVGSVEIPQEAFLAVLQVE, from the coding sequence GTGACCGCCCCGCACCTGATCCGCAACTTCTGCATCGTCGCCCACATCGACCACGGGAAGTCCACCCTGGCCGACCGCCTCATCGAGGCCACGGGCATGCTGCAGAAGCGTGAAATGAAGGCCCAGGTGCTCGACACGCTCGACCTCGAGCGCGAGCGCGGCATCACGATCAAGCTCAACGCCGTCCGCATGTCCTATGATGCCAAGGACGGCACCACGTACGAGCTGAACCTCATCGACACGCCCGGGCACGTGGACTTCACCTACGAGGTCTCCCGCTCGCTGGCCGCCTGCGAAGGCGCCGTCCTCGTCGTCGATGCGTCACAGGGCATCCAGGCGCAGACGCTGTCGAACCTGTTCCTCGCGATGGACGCCGGGCTCGAGATCATCCCGATCCTGAACAAGATCGACCTGCCGGGCGCCGAGCCGGAGAAGCGCCGCCAAGAGGTGGTGGACCTGCTAGGCTGCAAGCCCGAGGACATCCTCCTGGTGAGCGCCAAGGAGGGCCTTGGCATCCCGGAGCTGCTGGAAGAGGTCGTCAAGAAGGTCCCGCCGCCGCGCGGCAATCCCGACGGCCCGCTGCGCGCGTTGATCTACGACTCCTACTACGACAAGTACCGCGGCGCGATTCCCAGCGTGCGCGTCGTGGACGGCACGCTCAAGAAGGGCATGAAGATCACCTTCGGCGCCTCGGAGTCGGTGTACGAAGTGCTCGACGTGGGCTACAACCAGATGCGGCAGGTGCCGACGAAGGCGCTGACCGCCGGTGAGGTCGGCTACGTCGTGGCCAGCGTGAAGTCCGTGAAGGAAACGCGCGCCGGCGATACCATCTTCGACGCCGAGAACAAGGCGACGCAGCCGCTGCCGGGCTACCAGGCGGTGCGTTCGTTCGTGTTCGCCGGCATCTTCCCCACCGACACGCAGCAGTATGAGGACCTGCGCGACGCGCTGGAGAAGCTGCAGCTCAACGACGCCTCGCTGAACTACACGCCCGAGACGTCCACCGCCCTGGGCTTCGGCTTCCGCTGCGGCTTCCTCGGCCTGCTCCACATGGAGATCGTGAAGGAGCGGCTCGAGCGTGAGTTCGACCTCGACCTCGTCACGACGGTCCCCAGCGTGGAATACCACGTGAAGAAGACCGATGGCGAGGAGATCCTCGTCGAGAACCCGGCGCTGATGCCGCCGGCGAGCGTCATCGAATACATCGAAGAGCCCTACGTGAAGGCCCGCATCATGGTCCCCACGGACTACATCGGGCCGATCATGACGCTGGGCACGGAGCGCCGCGGCGAGTACAAGGGCATGAACTACCTCGACACCACGCGCGTGGAGATCGACTGGGAGTTCCCGCTCGGCGAGATCATCCTCGACTTCTTCGACAAGCTCAAGTCCATCAGCCGCGGCTACGCCTCGCTGGACTACGAGATGCTCGGCTACCGCCGCAGCGACCTGCAGCGCCTCGACATGCTGATCAACGGCGACCCGATCGACGCCTTCAGCGTGATCGTGCACGAGTCGAAGGCCTACGAGTGGGGCCGCAAGGTGGCCGACAAGCTCAAGGACCTGATCCCGCGGCAGCTGTTCGAGGTCGCCATCCAGGCGGCGATCGGCCAGAAGGTCATCGCGCGCTCGACCGTGAAGGCGCTGCGCAAGGACGTGCTCGCCAAGTGCTACGGCGGCGACATCAGCCGCAAGCGCAAGCTCCTCGAGAAGCAGAAGGAAGGCAAGAAGCGCATGAAGCAGGTGGGCTCGGTGGAGATCCCGCAGGAAGCCTTCCTCGCGGTGCTGCAGGTCGAATAG
- a CDS encoding ROK family protein, translating to MARSAPHDRYILGVDLGGTNIVVGAMSVDGTREFGMHEIPTRAAMGADAVVERIVQLIERVAAETMAATGASRDALLGVGIGSPGPLDRERGLVIFTPNLGWRDFPLRDRVSEAVGLPATLDNDANCATLGEWWRGAAQGGRNVVGLTIGTGIGGGLILDGRLYHGASDVAGELGHATIDSTGRRCGCGNYGCLEAYASGPAIAERAREALAGGEPSSMPALVGGDLSRLTAALVYQAAREGDRLALEVVRETARLLGAGVANLLNIFNPDTVVLAGGVTQAGDALFEPMRAEVRRRAFKPAVDACRIVPGSLQGKAGVVGAIATFAQQQGLM from the coding sequence ATGGCCCGCAGCGCTCCCCACGACCGCTACATCCTCGGCGTCGACCTCGGCGGCACGAACATCGTGGTTGGCGCGATGAGCGTGGACGGCACGCGCGAGTTCGGCATGCACGAGATCCCGACGCGGGCCGCGATGGGCGCCGACGCGGTGGTGGAGCGCATCGTGCAGCTCATCGAACGCGTGGCGGCCGAGACGATGGCCGCCACAGGGGCGTCGCGCGACGCGCTGCTTGGCGTCGGCATCGGATCGCCGGGCCCGTTAGATCGCGAGCGCGGCCTGGTCATCTTCACGCCCAACCTGGGCTGGCGCGACTTCCCCCTGCGCGACCGGGTGAGTGAAGCCGTCGGCCTCCCCGCAACGCTCGACAACGATGCCAACTGCGCGACGCTCGGCGAGTGGTGGCGGGGCGCGGCGCAGGGCGGACGCAACGTCGTGGGGCTCACGATTGGCACCGGCATCGGCGGCGGCCTGATCCTCGATGGCCGGCTCTATCACGGCGCGAGCGACGTGGCCGGCGAGCTCGGCCACGCGACGATCGACTCGACGGGCCGGCGCTGCGGCTGCGGCAACTACGGCTGCCTTGAGGCGTACGCCTCGGGGCCGGCGATCGCCGAGCGCGCGCGCGAGGCGCTGGCCGGCGGCGAGCCGAGCAGCATGCCGGCGCTGGTCGGCGGCGACCTCTCGCGACTCACCGCGGCGCTGGTGTACCAAGCGGCCCGCGAAGGCGACCGGCTCGCCCTGGAAGTCGTGCGCGAGACGGCGCGGCTGCTGGGTGCGGGCGTGGCGAACCTGCTCAACATCTTCAATCCGGATACGGTGGTGCTCGCCGGCGGCGTCACGCAGGCCGGCGACGCGCTCTTCGAGCCGATGCGTGCCGAAGTGCGCCGGCGCGCCTTCAAGCCCGCCGTGGACGCCTGCCGCATCGTGCCGGGCTCGCTGCAGGGCAAGGCAGGCGTCGTGGGCGCCATCGCGACCTTCGCGCAGCAGCAGGGGTTGATGTGA
- a CDS encoding vWA domain-containing protein has protein sequence MNFLTPWALLLSVAAAVPLLLHLLRRRTGDRVEFPALRYLLRAEREHAREVRLRNLLLLLVRIAMVLAVAGALARPVGPFPGVGHPPTALAIVLDNSASSAAVVGGSTILEAEKRAARDVLAAASDADRLSLVTMDGEVRSGSPDALRTALDALRPMDGAGDLAAALRRAEAAVAAAALPESRVVVLSDGQRSALAATVADSGSVPRSLYVVPGARPANRGIASVRLEPPYWNPRGALRAQLIGDSVAWRVEVAGRSVARGRSTDGVVLARVQDLPRGWHAGSVELDADDYRGDDRRYFAVHVGDAPGLTADAASPFLREAVATLVTSSRARAGGQVFIGSALRARRPAVLFAPADPLEITAANRALARAGVPWQFGLKRQGPAPLRGASVDGATATQWFSLTPLDGARADTIARVGSDAWAVAGEDYVLVASAADAGATDLTVRAAFVPWIDLLVSERLGAAEGRALEVAAAARVTVPTGVDALEFPDGESRPVAATAQIAAPSVAGVYFWRRGAARVGAIVVNAEARESELAMMPADSVAAALDAPRGESTPESLARAAFAAGGRRALDTPLLLLALVLVVAESWLARRGHAARSAD, from the coding sequence GTGAACTTCCTCACACCGTGGGCGCTGCTGCTGTCCGTCGCGGCGGCCGTGCCGTTGCTGCTGCACTTGCTGCGGCGACGTACGGGCGACCGTGTGGAGTTTCCGGCGCTCCGGTACCTGTTGCGGGCCGAACGCGAACACGCCCGCGAGGTGCGGCTCCGCAATCTGCTCCTGCTGCTGGTCCGCATCGCGATGGTTCTCGCCGTCGCCGGCGCCCTCGCCCGGCCGGTCGGGCCGTTTCCCGGCGTCGGGCACCCGCCGACCGCGCTGGCCATCGTGCTCGACAACTCGGCGTCGTCGGCGGCCGTCGTCGGCGGGAGCACGATCCTCGAAGCCGAGAAGCGCGCCGCACGTGACGTCCTCGCCGCCGCGTCCGATGCCGACCGCCTCTCGTTGGTGACGATGGACGGCGAGGTGCGCAGCGGATCCCCCGACGCCTTGCGGACCGCACTCGATGCCCTGCGGCCCATGGACGGCGCGGGAGACCTCGCCGCAGCCCTGCGTCGCGCCGAGGCGGCCGTCGCCGCGGCCGCATTGCCGGAGTCCCGCGTGGTGGTGCTCAGCGATGGGCAGCGGAGCGCGCTTGCCGCGACGGTGGCGGACTCCGGCAGCGTGCCGCGGTCGCTGTATGTGGTGCCCGGTGCGCGCCCGGCCAATCGCGGCATCGCCAGCGTGCGCCTAGAGCCGCCGTACTGGAACCCGCGCGGCGCGCTGCGCGCGCAGCTCATCGGTGACTCCGTCGCCTGGCGCGTCGAGGTCGCCGGTCGCAGCGTGGCGCGCGGACGCAGCACCGACGGCGTCGTCCTCGCCCGGGTGCAGGACCTGCCGCGCGGTTGGCACGCGGGCAGCGTCGAACTCGACGCCGACGACTATCGCGGTGACGACCGGCGGTACTTCGCCGTGCATGTCGGCGACGCTCCCGGCCTCACGGCCGACGCGGCGAGTCCGTTCCTGCGCGAGGCCGTGGCCACCCTCGTCACCTCCAGCCGCGCGCGCGCCGGCGGCCAGGTGTTCATCGGCAGCGCGCTGCGCGCGCGCCGCCCGGCGGTGCTCTTCGCGCCGGCCGATCCGCTCGAGATCACGGCCGCGAATCGCGCGCTGGCGCGCGCTGGCGTACCCTGGCAATTCGGTTTGAAGCGGCAGGGGCCCGCACCGTTGCGTGGCGCCTCGGTCGACGGCGCCACGGCCACGCAGTGGTTCTCCCTGACGCCGCTCGACGGTGCGCGCGCCGACACCATCGCACGCGTCGGCAGCGATGCCTGGGCGGTGGCCGGTGAAGACTACGTCCTCGTGGCCTCGGCGGCCGATGCCGGCGCCACCGATCTCACCGTGCGCGCCGCGTTCGTTCCCTGGATCGACCTGCTGGTGAGCGAACGCCTCGGCGCCGCCGAAGGGCGGGCGCTTGAGGTCGCGGCGGCGGCTCGTGTGACCGTGCCGACGGGTGTCGATGCGCTCGAGTTCCCGGACGGCGAGTCCCGACCCGTCGCTGCGACGGCACAGATCGCCGCGCCCAGCGTGGCCGGCGTGTACTTCTGGCGGCGCGGCGCCGCGCGCGTCGGTGCGATCGTCGTCAACGCCGAGGCGCGCGAGTCCGAACTCGCCATGATGCCGGCGGATTCCGTCGCCGCGGCACTCGACGCGCCTCGCGGGGAATCCACGCCGGAATCGCTCGCCCGCGCCGCGTTCGCCGCCGGTGGCCGTCGCGCGCTCGATACCCCACTGCTGTTGCTGGCCCTGGTCCTCGTCGTCGCCGAGTCGTGGCTCGCCCGACGGGGACACGCCGCACGTTCCGCTGACTGA
- a CDS encoding glycosyltransferase family 4 protein codes for MRIGIDMRVVPPQGPGQQRYLWRLGSWLAQRGHDVHYMTVLPQKAAPEAPAGTHVHDWHRHTASAVRGAVQDLALDALLLNPERSRPFRGIRANVLRAAYGTEQYLQKLRSFRNPLEYGMRKAIRALPWTLADMHWERQFYEGHRPFPDVIAQSGYMRDQILGSYRIPPEHVHVVHNAVDTEEYTPARRLALRDEMRARWQIPPEALCLLFLGHNFRLKGLWQMLQVLPRLGPLGRPVHLLVAGKGTGEPQRRKARRLVRSLGLERQVTFAGDVRPSLHAHAAADALLHLSWHDSFGFVSLEAMASGLPVVTTPYVGAAELIVNGESGLVVDPARDEAIIGAIRQLADDAFRARVGAAAAVEGARHDEPRNFAEVHAVIRTAVARGAGPITAR; via the coding sequence GTGCGCATCGGGATCGACATGCGCGTGGTGCCCCCGCAGGGTCCGGGGCAGCAGCGCTACCTGTGGCGGCTCGGCAGCTGGCTCGCCCAGCGCGGGCACGACGTGCACTACATGACCGTCCTGCCGCAGAAGGCCGCGCCCGAGGCGCCTGCAGGGACCCACGTGCACGACTGGCATCGGCACACGGCGAGCGCCGTTCGCGGCGCCGTGCAGGACCTCGCCCTCGATGCGCTGCTGCTCAACCCAGAGCGCTCGCGTCCCTTCCGCGGCATCCGGGCCAACGTGCTGCGGGCGGCCTACGGCACCGAGCAGTATCTCCAGAAGCTGCGCTCGTTCCGCAACCCGCTCGAGTACGGGATGCGGAAAGCCATTCGTGCGCTGCCGTGGACGCTGGCCGACATGCATTGGGAGCGCCAGTTCTATGAGGGGCATCGGCCCTTCCCCGACGTCATCGCGCAGTCCGGATACATGCGCGACCAGATCCTTGGCAGCTACCGCATCCCGCCCGAGCACGTGCACGTGGTGCACAATGCCGTGGACACCGAGGAGTACACACCCGCACGGCGGCTCGCGCTGCGCGACGAGATGCGGGCGCGTTGGCAGATCCCCCCGGAGGCGCTCTGCCTGCTCTTCCTCGGCCACAACTTCCGACTCAAGGGCCTGTGGCAGATGCTGCAGGTCCTGCCGCGGCTCGGCCCGCTCGGCCGGCCGGTGCACCTGCTGGTCGCGGGCAAGGGCACCGGCGAACCGCAGCGCCGCAAGGCCCGGCGCCTGGTGCGGTCGCTGGGCCTCGAGCGGCAGGTCACGTTCGCGGGTGACGTGCGGCCGTCGCTGCACGCGCACGCCGCAGCCGACGCGCTGTTGCACCTCTCGTGGCACGATTCGTTCGGCTTCGTCTCGCTGGAGGCGATGGCCAGTGGGCTGCCGGTGGTGACGACGCCCTACGTGGGCGCGGCGGAGTTGATCGTCAACGGCGAATCCGGCCTCGTGGTCGATCCCGCGCGCGACGAGGCGATCATCGGCGCCATCCGGCAACTGGCCGACGACGCATTCCGCGCGAGGGTCGGCGCCGCGGCGGCCGTCGAGGGCGCACGGCACGATGAGCCGAGGAACTTCGCCGAGGTGCATGCGGTGATCCGCACGGCGGTGGCGCGCGGCGCGGGGCCGATCACGGCCCGCTAG